The DNA window CGgttttccaattcaatgATCAAGATGAATCTTGTCCAGCGCAAATAGCAACGACTACTGTTCCATATGATGGGTCTGAGACGGTGACTGCTTATACTACGCTTTCCACCTACACCAACTCGCTGAACGAGGAAACCACTGGggaagttgttgttattaaCACTCCATATGGACACTTAACAACCCACTACTACTGATGGTTGGAGTGGTACCTTCACTACGACAACCCATACTTCTATTGCCACTGTGCTTGGCACTGATGGCGTAGAGACCATCGAGACTATCTACTATGTTGTCACTCCAGAGGGTACTGGTGCAGGCGAAGCAGCAACGACTACTGTTCCATATGATGGGTCTGAGACGGTGACTGCTTATACTACGCTTTCCACCTACACCAACTCGCTGAACGAGGAAACCACTGGggaagttgttgttattaaCACTCCATATGGACACTTAACAACCACTACTACTGATGGTTGGAGTGGTACCTTCACTACGACAACCCATACTTCTATTGCCACTGTGCTTGGCACTGATGGCGTAGAGACCATCGAGACTATCTACTATGTTGTCACTCCAGAGGGTACTGGTGCAGGCGAAGCAGCAACGACTACTGTTCCATATGATGGGTCTGAGACGGTGACTGCTTATACTACGCTTTCCACCTACACCAACTCGCTGAACGAGGAAACCACTGGggaagttgttgttattaaCACTCCATATGGACACTTAACAACCACTACTACTGATGGTTGGAGTGGTACCTTCACTACGACAACCCATACTTCTATTGCCACTGTGCTTGGCACTGATGGCGTAGAGACCATCGAGACTATCTACTATGTTGTCACTCCAGAGGGTACTGGTGCAGGCGAAGCAGCAACGACTACTGTTCCATATGATGGGTCTGAGACGGTGACTGCTTATACTACGCTTTCCACCTACACCAACTCGCTGAACGAGGAAACCACTGGGGAAGNNNNNNNNNNNNNTATTTGCGCTGGACAAGATTCATCTTGATcattgaattggaaaacCGAGTTCTCAAAGACGTCATGGTGTTGACCACTTGGATCGGTATAGGTTAAAGATATACCTCCCCAGTTATTGGTATTGACGTAAAACAGTCTTACTGGATAGTAAACTCCACGTTGTAACCGAACAGGTGCGGAAGATCTACCTTCAGGAGCACTACGAGACCAAGTTGCATTCAACTGGAATTCTGTAGGATTTGTTAAGCTTCTTTGTTCATTACAACAAGTGAAAGCTCTCCCGCTACCAAATGAAGCAACAGCGAAGTCGTCCACGAAGTCCAAAGTAAAGTTGTAAACACCATCTTGATCCGCCCTAAAATAACCAGTTGCCAAATACGCAAAATTAGATATATTGATAGTCTGAGGTAAGTGGTAGTTATCCGGCAAAGTGCCCTGTACAATTTCTCTACCTCTTCCTTCACCAAAAGTATAGCGAAAAGTCAAATTGGTCACACCAGTGGAACTTCCCAAACGCTCATAGTTG is part of the Eremothecium cymbalariae DBVPG#7215 chromosome 2, complete sequence genome and encodes:
- a CDS encoding uncharacterized protein (similar to Ashbya gossypii AFL092C - FLO5-2 lacks internal sequence repeats - considered partial), producing MNSLLLLLWTVVTAVFAQSTNSGYLPGCDPVSLNPSLVLREGFDITYYNYPWRSYNYQINRGVPDRVTYLTSEYINGGYANYERLGSSTGVTNLTFRYTFGEGRGREIVQGTLPDNYHLPQTINISNFAYLATGYFRADQDGVYNFTLDFVDDFAVASFGSGRAFTCCNEQRSLTNPTEFQLNATWSRSAPEGRSSAPVRLQRGVYYPVRLFYVNTNNWGGISLTYTDPSGQHHDVFENSVFQFNDQDESCPAQIXXXXXSPVVSSFSELV